A window from Manduca sexta isolate Smith_Timp_Sample1 chromosome 24, JHU_Msex_v1.0, whole genome shotgun sequence encodes these proteins:
- the LOC115440602 gene encoding uncharacterized protein LOC115440602 isoform X2 has protein sequence MGTAGLKIKFIPIMKDFDKDSSQCCLEIVPEISDIQNIDQIEWKNENNLIEYTIPMTYKIILQKLPRQTFKEINENLNKIYYSCVDLLLPSSITKFNLASGDVKRIISDTYVVTKIAANLNHTDDMQKLLLNLNELKNIHGPTNKQNSIDEDPFKEQINDSFSNNDETREDIDNHNEVGKVLASEDASSLNTVNINRNSIDKITNTESDFALCIDACTQSGETITCISTNMNSTSKANSRTLSQTPVCSIDADIIKENVTPNSVIYYFNEVNKETACIANICTINNIYNENVNKYKLFTKQKDFDLNYTNEVQNFSVRKRILPEIRVAELVQVMEKEIMPLKIMLNELLCKCATLGTEWKKSSHISLMYKTIDSNFNDHVAQCCKKHIKSNRVVYSIVFDG, from the exons ATGGGTACCGCTggacttaaaattaaatttataccaATTATGAAAGATTTTGACAAAGATAGTTCACAATGCTGTCTAGAAATAGTACCTGAAATATCGGATATACAAAATATCGACCAAATAGAAtggaaaaatgaaaataatttaatagaataCACAATACCTATGACCTATAAGATTATACTTCAGAAGTTGCCGCGACAAAcctttaaagaaataaatgaaaatttaaataaaatttactactcTTGTGTAGATTTATTACTGCCATCTTCTATTACGAAATTTAATTTAGCATCTGGTGACGTTAAACGAATTATAAGCGATACTTACGTAGTTACCAAAATAGCAGCAAACTTAAACCATACCGATGACATGCAAAAACTGTTATTAAATCTTAATGAGCTAAAGAATATTCATGGACCTACAAATAAACAGAATTCAATTGACGAAGACCCTTTCAAAGAACAAATTAACGACTCGTTCAGTAATAACGATGAAACACGCGAAGACATTGATAATCATAATGAAGTTGGCAAAG ttttagcGAGCGAAGATGCTTCGAGTCTTAACACTGTTAACATAAACAGAAACTCTATAGATAAAATAACTAACACCGAAAGTGATTTTGCTTTGTGTATAGATGCCTGTACACAATCTGGTGAAACGATAACATGCATATCAACGAACATGAACTCGACGAGCAAGGCCAATTCTAGAACATTAAGTCAAACCCCTGTGTGCTCTATCGACGCTGATATCATAAAAGAAAACGTTACTCCTAACTcagtaatttattactttaacgaagttaataaagaaacagcctgtattgcaaatatttgcactataaataatatatataacgaaaatgttaacaaatacaaattatttacgaAACAAAAGGACTTTGATCTTAATTACACAAACGAAGTTCAAAACTTCAGCGTAAGAAAACGAATATTACCAGAAATAAGGGTAGCAGAGCTGGTGCAAGTAATGGAAAAAGAGATTATGCCATTGAAAATAATGCTTAATGAACTATTATGCAAGTGTGCTACATTGGGGACAGAATGGAAAAAATCATCGCACATTTCCTTAATGTATAAAACTATCGATTCTAACTTTAACGATCACGTGGCACAATGCtgtaaaaaacacataaaatctAATCGTGTTGTTTATTCTATTGTATTTGATGGatag
- the LOC115440602 gene encoding uncharacterized protein PF11_0213 isoform X1, with the protein MNNEILVEKIVQSLLSLQVEVVQNDIVQLTGTSKGTPVKVKVKVRKKDKADIYHNVISVPKRNHTRSAKEKIRLVNSDQTIMSFDMIMDTDQTVPTKKHRNKFFEILRPGICLGNPNDEKESYEPSKNQENYEITSKSDEIMKTHLTISKNDYLDISTVVSKRHQNFLGKCKPGGCLDPPFGEDKYSYTPIKQQLQLETSTFTTKNLYLGDDVQSLKRDSLIKSTSSKDKSHHDNTLDVKLIETQPKTNSILNLYRAESVNTSLSVTYSNSIITYPPPLTPSEIRLNNEKMTQQRISADNKSRKSFNEFSSTYFISPKEIKNKIENKNYEQEILRFEDENVSFQPAFCVKSESSSEVKKDHSSSPLQLDKNIESVHREVSNIIISSTKQIKQFEDLSSTNLEIAPAVDDSISKNKAALTNFVETDSIILPNKLDSKIESIHETKPITLSTHELVSRDITSKSASITIKSIDTTIKPSVRSSLAETNLIISKTLSEQLAPQETLILNKTFTLPTFLEDNFKSLEKRSSIQIKNSKSDSKMVDKTTESVNSTVLNKEVDNFSKTLLEQLAQQENLMISKNLNLPLSLEINDKSLSKRSSIHAKISKSDSQKNYGTAKLDDVLISSKLDNEVAKEFNDDLISSKLDNEVTKDHMDDECKINLTDATKEQILTTGLDLEAGHIVEEVLNDTEKKPSIFNSSIWSKTDKLSHILNSTDDHSALGQDIVPSPAISITEQTSEIKEKKTILSTNLVDGYLFSKSKESVSSKLIETTKNFNTKDNYIIKNGSIKNLTNYLNDDKIQSNQVDLKSNGNKLNEDTSIYDNEYTFKNQIKKKTERSYNSNERSENDGLRDLENLRDKKNITSTPSLVAKSTISEVSSSNSQGKVIKYEQNQLDKYESEHTTQEKSNIKKGFQEFLKETNDQPFENANSTVMPFPQQKEDLSHIDTTSLPNALPNQNLENEGFNIKKNVFPSEEALLKKDTIPSAEITTDLKLRLSKEALYKWQEKNSINSTKELENLTHDNINEFTDSVVQNNIPNIVLDNSTKQLLDDKSNTIQVIDTKEDSLNYSPEGTTEDIKRMLPDQYDEQVKTEINSVLDKPITHRISNSNIDYINTYSTSEPIEVNDTMIEKKNKSQENGNGSIGATMTKHDSGITSEFKADEHVSMRYYELKNNKIIQNEIANTAFPERISNEVVKNNLINEAENNTAESEFNKSDLLDIEYTTMSLYPPNIKNKQKIIINKSEDEKDESNLERPKLEKLSTIFDVVAMPDTTKLKQEITTLKSRSVLYTPSEDTLTKTNSKETVAVDLAFQSYVNNENKIIIKTFNSEKEAQRYSDDRVIIIKSDISLYNNEMKIPIDSENSLFLQIKKVNNHIPHDVIKDAPNVYHTDMATNKFQTPDVMAPNLHSIYEKELLPLQNAMKDLKAEIDHLARHSSILKENLITRKSNNLRLININKRCVCLKRLF; encoded by the exons ATGAATAATGAAATCCTTGTCGAAAAAATAGTTCAAAGTTTATTATCATTGCAAGTCGAAGTTGTGCAAAATGATATAGTTCAGCTAACTGGCACATCAAAAGGCACTCCCGTCAAAGTAAAAGTGAAAGTTCGGAAGAAGGATAAAGCTGATATATATCATAATGTTATATCTGTACCAAAAAGGAACCATACCAGGTCCGCAAAAGAGAAAATTCGCTTAGTTAATAGCGATCAAACAATTATGTCATTTGATATGATCATGGATACTGATCAGACGGTACCTACTAAGAAACATAGAAATAAGTTTTTTGAAATACTTAGACCAG gCATATGTCTAGGAAACCCAAATGATGAAAAAGAATCTTACGAACCCAGTAAAAATCAAGAGAATTATGAAATAACTAGTAAATCGGATGAAATTATGAAAACGCACTTGACTATATCAAAAAATGATTATCTTGATATATCTACTGTGGTATCAAAAAGGCATCAAAATTTCTTAGGAAAATGTAAACCAG GAGGTTGTCTCGATCCACCATTCGGTGAAGATAAGTATTCATATACGCCTATCAAACAACAACTGCAGTTAGAAACATCTACTTTTACTACTAAGAATTTATATCTTGGGGATGATGTTCAGTCTCTGAAAAGAGACTCACTAATTAAATCTACATCATCAAAAGATAAATCACACCATGATAATACActagatgtaaaattaattgaaacacAACCCAAAACTAACTCTATACTAAATCTTTACCGAGCAGAATCAGTTAATACTTCACTGAGCGTCACGTATTCTAATTCGATTATAACTTATCCTCCGCCTTTAACCCCAAGTGAAATTCGTCTAAATAACGAAAAAATGACCCAACAAAGAATATCAGCTGATAACAAATCCAGAAAATCCTTTAATGAGTTTtcttcaacatattttatttccccaaaagaaattaaaaataaaattgaaaataaaaactatgagCAAGAAATATTACGTTTTGAAGATGAAAACGTTTCTTTTCAGCCGGCCTTTTGTGTGAAAAGTGAATCAAGTAGTGAAGTTAAAAAAGATCACAGCTCTTCCCCTCTGCAATTAGATAAAAACATTGAGAGCGTACACCGGGaagtatcaaatattataatatcatcaacaaaacaaattaaacaatttgaAGACCTTTCGAGTACTAATCTAGAAATCGCACCCGCTGTTGATgattctattagtaaaaacaaaGCAGCTCTTACCAATTTTGTTGAAACAGACAGCATCATATTGCCTAACAAATTAGATAGTAAAATTGAATCGATTCATGAAACTAAACCTATAACATTATCGACACATGAACTGGTTTCTCGTGACATCACTTCAAAATCAGCAAGTATTACTATAAAAAGTATTGATACCACCATAAAGCCATCAGTAAGATCATCATTAGCCGAAACAAACCTAATTATCTCTAAAACTTTATCAGAACAATTGGCTCCACAAGagactttaatattaaataagactTTCACATTACCAACGTTTTtagaagataattttaaaagtctAGAAAAGAGAAGTTCCatccaaataaaaaattctaaaagtgACTCTAAAATGGTTGATAAAACTACTGAATCTGTAAACAGTACAGTCTTAAATAAAGAAGTTGATAATTTTTCCAAGACTTTACTAGAGCAACTTGCTCAACAAGAGAATTTAATGATAAgcaagaatttaaatttaccgctatctttggaaataaatgataaaagttTAAGTAAAAGGAGTTCTATTCATGCTAAGATTTCTAAGAGTGACTCTCAAAAAAATTACGGAACTGCTAAATTAGATGACGTTTTAATCTCAAGTAAACTTGATAATGAGGTTGCTAAGGAATTCAATGACGATTTAATCTCAAGTAAACTAGATAATGAGGTTACTAAGGACCATATGGATgatgaatgtaaaataaatttaacagacGCAACAAAAGAACAAATACTAACAACTGGACTTGATTTAGAAGCCGGTCATATAGTTGAAGAAGTTCTAAACGATACTGAAAAAAAGCCTTCCATTTTTAATAGCAGTATTTGGAGTAAAACAGATAAACTATCACATATTCTGAACTCTACTGACGATCACTCTGCATTAGGCCAGGATATTGTACCTAGCCCTGCAATATCAATAACCGAACAAACTTCTGaaattaaagagaaaaaaacaATCTTATCGACCAATCTTGTCGATGgatatttgttttcaaaatcaAAGGAATCAGTGTCGTCCAAATTGATAGAGActactaaaaattttaatacaaaagataattatattataaaaaatggatCGATAAAAAACCTCACCAATTATCTAAATGATGACAAAATACAAAGTAACCAAGTAGATTTAAAATCTaatggtaataaattaaatgaggaCACATCAATATATGATAATGAATACActtttaaaaaccaaataaaaaagaagactGAACGATCATATAACAGCAACGAAAGGTCCGAAAACGATGGACTTAGAGACTTAGAGAACCTacgcgataaaaaaaatataacatcaacTCCTTCGCTGGTAGCTAAGTCTACTATTAGTGAAGTATCTAGTAGTAACAGTCAgggtaaagtaataaaatatgaacaaaaccAACTTGATAAATATGAATCTGAACATACCACTCAAGAGAAGTCTAACATTAAGAAAGGATTTCAGGAATTTCTAAAAGAGACCAACGACCAACCGTTTGAAAACGCAAACAGTACAGTTATGCCTTTCCCGCAACAAAAAGAAGACTTATCACATATTGATACTACAAGTCTTCCAAACGCCCTGCCTAATCAAAACTTAGAAAACGAaggctttaatataaaaaaaaatgtgtttccgTCCGAAGAAGCTCTATTAAAGAAGGACACAATACCGTCGGCTGAAATAACAACCGACTTAAAATTACGCCTATCAAAGGAAGCTTTGTACAAATGGcaagaaaaaaatagtattaactCCACAAAAGAACTTGAAAATTTGACACATgacaatataaatgaatttacaGACTCGGTTGTACAAAACAACATACCAAACATTGTACTAGACAATTCTACAAAACAGTTACTTGATGATAAATCAAATACAATTCAAGTGATCGACACTAAAGAAGACTCATTAAATTATAGTCCTGAAGGAACAACTGAGGATATTAAAAGAATGTTACCTGATCAATATGACGAACAAGTGAAGACGGAAATAAATAGTGTACTTGACAAGCCAATTACACATCGCATTTCAAACTCAAATATCGATTATATTAATACGTATTCCACCTCCGAACCAATAGAAGTAAATGATACcatgattgaaaaaaaaaacaaaagccaaGAAAATGGCAATGGATCGATAGGTGCAACGATGACGAAACATGATTCTGGAATAACATCAGAATTTAAGGCAGATGAGCATGTTAGTATGAGATactatgaattaaaaaataataaaattatacaaaatgagATAGCTAACACTGCATTTCCAGAAAGAATATCAAATGAggttgtaaaaaataacttaataaatgaGGCAGAAAACAATACTGCCGAATCTGAGTTTAATAAATCCGACCTACTAGACATCGAGTACACGACCATGTCGCTATATCCacccaatataaaaaataaacaaaaaataattattaataaatcagaGGACGAAAAAGACGAGTCGAATCTGGAAAGACCCAAATTAGAAAAACTGTCTACAATTTTTGATGTGGTTGCAATGCCagatacaacaaaattaaagcaAGAGATAACAACTTTGAAATCTCGTTCTGTTTTATATACACCATCTGAAGATACTCTAACCAAGACAAATAGCAAAGAAACAGTAGCTGTTGATTTAGCATTTCAAAGTTacgttaataatgaaaataaaataatcattaaaacatttaatagcGAAAAGGAAGCACAGCGATATTCAGATGAtagagtaattataataaaatcagatATAAGCCTGtacaataatgaaatgaaaattccAATAGATTctgaaaatagtttatttctacaaattaaaaaagttaataatcaCATACCACATGATGTCATAAAAG atgccCCTAACGTGTATCACACGGATATGGCCACTAATAAGTTCCAGACGCCTGATGTCATGGCGCCCAATTTACATTCTATTTATGAAAAGGAGTTGTTGCCGTTACAAAATGCTATGAAAGACTTGAAGGCTGAAATAGATCATTTAGCACGACACAGCTCGATACTTAAAGAGAATTTGATTACTAGAAAATCAAACAATTTACGCctcataaatattaacaaaagatGCGTTTGTTtgaaaagattattttaa